In Halorubrum sp. PV6, a single window of DNA contains:
- a CDS encoding gamma-glutamyltransferase family protein — protein sequence MEPDLDRFTSRRSTVYGQRGVVATSQPLASEAGIAMLREGGNAFDAAVAAAAALNVVEPTSTGLGGDVFALYRTADGDVGAMRACGGAPADATIANVRAALAADEGVDGDEPGEVEMPATGTQTVTVPGTARGWEATAERFGEFGLDRLLRPAIRYAKSGYPVSEVVADAWTQAETLFETDHAREAYLFDGESPSVGQRVTLPRLGDSLERVAEAGADAVYTGEIGEAIAEEVQAAGGLLTVDDLADFEVEWPEPVSTTYHGAEVYELPPNNQGLIALEALNIAAEVGAGEYDYDAPERVHYFAESLKLAFHDGHRYISDPEYEAIPPLSSTAWARRRAAEIGERANHDVGFGVPDANAEDADTVLLTVADAAGNVVSYINSRFAGFGSGLVAGETGIALQNRGSSFSLDPDHPNRIAPGKRPFHTLLPGLLRFDEDDWAAFGVMGGYMQPQGHLQVVSNLVDYGMPLQRALDEPRWRYRESGALAVEPHIDGSVGAKLSRRGHDVTTLPASRFGGAQIARWRDGVLSAATEPRKDGTAQGY from the coding sequence ATGGAGCCAGACTTAGACCGGTTCACCTCTCGCCGGTCGACGGTGTACGGGCAGCGAGGGGTCGTCGCCACGAGCCAACCGCTCGCGAGCGAGGCGGGCATCGCGATGCTCCGCGAGGGTGGGAACGCGTTCGACGCCGCGGTCGCGGCCGCCGCCGCGCTCAACGTCGTGGAGCCCACGTCGACGGGGCTCGGCGGCGACGTGTTCGCGCTGTACCGCACCGCCGACGGCGACGTGGGGGCGATGCGGGCCTGCGGCGGGGCGCCCGCCGACGCGACGATAGCGAACGTCCGGGCGGCGCTCGCGGCCGACGAGGGCGTCGACGGCGACGAGCCGGGCGAGGTCGAGATGCCGGCGACGGGGACACAGACCGTGACCGTTCCGGGGACGGCTCGCGGCTGGGAGGCGACCGCCGAGCGGTTCGGCGAGTTCGGCCTCGACCGGCTGTTGCGGCCGGCGATACGGTACGCGAAGTCGGGGTACCCCGTGAGCGAGGTGGTCGCCGACGCGTGGACGCAGGCCGAGACGCTGTTCGAGACCGACCACGCGCGCGAGGCGTACCTCTTCGACGGCGAGTCGCCGTCCGTCGGACAGCGCGTGACGCTGCCGCGGCTCGGCGACTCGTTGGAGCGCGTCGCCGAGGCGGGCGCCGACGCCGTGTACACGGGCGAGATCGGGGAGGCCATCGCCGAGGAGGTGCAGGCGGCGGGCGGGCTGTTGACGGTCGACGACCTGGCCGACTTCGAGGTCGAGTGGCCGGAGCCGGTCTCGACGACGTACCACGGCGCGGAGGTGTACGAGCTCCCGCCGAACAACCAGGGGCTCATCGCGTTGGAAGCGCTCAACATCGCGGCCGAGGTCGGCGCCGGCGAGTACGACTACGACGCGCCGGAGCGCGTCCACTACTTCGCGGAGTCGCTCAAGTTGGCCTTTCACGACGGCCACCGGTACATCAGCGACCCGGAGTACGAGGCGATTCCACCGCTCTCGTCGACCGCGTGGGCGCGCCGCCGGGCGGCCGAGATCGGCGAGCGGGCGAACCACGACGTGGGGTTCGGCGTCCCCGACGCCAACGCCGAGGACGCGGACACCGTGCTGTTGACCGTCGCCGACGCGGCGGGGAACGTCGTCTCGTACATCAACTCGCGGTTCGCCGGGTTCGGTTCGGGGCTCGTCGCGGGCGAGACCGGGATCGCGCTCCAGAACCGCGGCTCGTCGTTCTCGCTCGACCCCGACCATCCGAACCGGATCGCGCCCGGCAAGCGACCCTTCCACACTCTGTTGCCCGGTCTGCTCCGGTTCGACGAGGACGACTGGGCGGCCTTCGGCGTGATGGGCGGGTACATGCAGCCGCAGGGCCACCTCCAGGTGGTGTCGAACCTCGTCGACTACGGGATGCCGCTCCAGCGCGCGCTCGACGAACCGCGCTGGCGCTACCGCGAGAGCGGGGCGCTCGCCGTGGAACCCCACATAGACGGCTCGGTCGGCGCGAAGCTGAGTCGGAGGGGCCACGACGTGACGACGCTCCCGGCGAGTCGGTTCGGCGGGGCACAGATCGCCCGGTGGCGCGACGGCGTCCTCTCGGCTGCGACCGAGCCGCGAAAAGACGGGACCGCACAGGGGTACTGA
- a CDS encoding ABC transporter substrate-binding protein — translation MRRRIQRRDVLKGAGVAGIAALAGCSTESGDGSDGGDGSDGSDGSDGSDGSGSSDGSDGSDGEDSSAPDAVMVVGFPESGIQLFRDFYSEFAGDVPDLDIIVPDGLIDSDLPGEVDNDMNNVIGTAPSASGPGAEFFTSAYEEEYDTAPGVFTAQAYDAMAVQILAATAAGENNGEAIRDRVRTVANPGGEEFGPETLPDAVEAVAAGNPVHYVGASSSVDFDVNGDIATAAYDVQDFQDGDIVTLDTLEFGNELSDEDLNAPAADPVGVDEFEAQVGVLMPETGDLGPLGGPIRDGALLAATQVNDAGLNVTVNTRVEDTQTDPQAGISGANALVDAGFGAVVGPASSNVNLQVADSVYIPNGVVGMSPSSTSPAVTDLDDNGYIFRTAPSDLLQGPAMAELARGDTVGAASSGTLYLNDAYGQSLEEQYVAAFEDADGTITNRVSFEPAQATYTSQWSSVLNQ, via the coding sequence ATGAGGCGAAGAATTCAGCGACGCGACGTACTCAAAGGCGCCGGTGTGGCCGGCATCGCAGCCCTCGCCGGCTGCTCGACCGAAAGCGGAGACGGGTCCGACGGAGGCGACGGCTCCGACGGAAGCGACGGGTCTGACGGCTCCGACGGCTCCGGGAGTTCCGACGGCTCCGACGGCAGCGACGGCGAGGACAGCAGCGCGCCCGACGCCGTGATGGTCGTCGGGTTCCCGGAGTCCGGAATTCAGCTGTTCCGCGACTTCTACTCCGAGTTCGCGGGCGACGTTCCCGACCTCGACATCATCGTCCCCGACGGGCTGATCGACTCCGATCTCCCCGGCGAGGTCGACAACGACATGAACAACGTCATCGGGACCGCGCCGTCCGCGAGCGGACCGGGCGCGGAGTTCTTCACCAGCGCGTACGAGGAGGAGTACGACACCGCACCGGGCGTGTTCACCGCGCAGGCGTACGACGCGATGGCGGTCCAGATCCTCGCGGCGACCGCTGCGGGCGAGAACAACGGGGAGGCCATCCGCGACCGCGTCCGGACCGTCGCGAACCCCGGCGGCGAGGAGTTCGGCCCGGAGACGCTCCCCGACGCGGTCGAGGCCGTCGCGGCCGGCAACCCGGTCCACTACGTGGGCGCGTCGTCGAGCGTCGACTTCGACGTCAACGGCGACATCGCCACGGCGGCGTACGACGTACAGGACTTCCAGGACGGCGACATCGTCACGCTCGACACCCTCGAGTTCGGGAACGAGCTCTCGGACGAGGACCTGAACGCGCCGGCGGCCGACCCCGTCGGCGTCGACGAGTTCGAGGCCCAGGTCGGCGTGCTGATGCCCGAGACCGGTGACCTCGGTCCGCTCGGTGGGCCGATCCGCGACGGCGCGCTGCTCGCCGCGACGCAGGTCAACGACGCCGGCCTGAACGTGACGGTGAACACGCGCGTGGAGGACACCCAGACCGACCCGCAGGCGGGTATCTCGGGCGCGAACGCGCTCGTCGACGCCGGCTTCGGCGCCGTCGTCGGACCGGCCTCTTCGAACGTCAACCTGCAGGTGGCCGACAGCGTCTACATCCCGAACGGCGTCGTGGGCATGTCGCCGTCGTCGACGAGTCCGGCCGTGACCGACTTAGACGACAACGGCTACATCTTCCGTACCGCCCCGTCCGACCTGCTGCAGGGGCCGGCGATGGCCGAACTCGCGCGCGGCGACACGGTCGGCGCCGCCTCGTCGGGGACGCTGTACCTCAACGACGCCTACGGGCAGTCGCTTGAGGAGCAGTACGTCGCCGCCTTCGAGGACGCCGACGGAACGATCACGAACCGCGTCTCCTTCGAGCCGGCGCAGGCGACGTACACCAGCCAGTGGTCGAGCGTCCTGAACCAGTAG
- a CDS encoding ABC transporter ATP-binding protein, with product MSADDADAATEEAGAADNSAAEPDDATAPEQPAAADVQAGTTHTLDGDAILRLRDLDAGYGDLQILSDVDLDVADGEYVTIVGPNGAGKSTVMKSVFGLTTYMDGSIEFEGSPIHGLAPEQIIREGIGFVPQTDNVFPGLSVRENLEMGAYILDEVPEDQIEAIYDRFPILRERQGQKAGTLSGGQRQMVAMGRALMLDPDLLLLDEPSAGLAPDLVSDMFDRIDRINDSGTAILMVEQNAKEALRRCDRGYVLVNGENRYTDRGDLLLGDEDVRQDFLGG from the coding sequence ATGAGCGCCGACGACGCAGACGCCGCGACCGAGGAGGCAGGCGCCGCCGACAACAGCGCCGCGGAACCGGACGACGCGACCGCCCCCGAGCAGCCGGCGGCCGCCGACGTGCAGGCGGGAACGACGCACACGCTGGACGGCGACGCAATCCTCAGACTCCGCGACTTGGACGCCGGATACGGCGACCTCCAGATCCTCTCCGACGTCGACCTCGACGTGGCTGACGGCGAGTACGTGACCATCGTCGGTCCGAACGGCGCGGGCAAGTCGACGGTGATGAAGAGCGTCTTCGGGCTCACGACGTACATGGACGGCAGCATCGAGTTCGAAGGCTCGCCGATCCACGGCCTCGCTCCGGAGCAGATCATCCGCGAGGGGATCGGATTCGTCCCCCAGACCGACAACGTCTTTCCGGGACTGAGCGTGCGCGAGAACCTCGAGATGGGCGCGTACATCCTCGACGAGGTCCCCGAAGACCAGATCGAAGCGATCTACGACCGCTTCCCGATTCTCCGGGAACGGCAGGGACAGAAGGCCGGCACGCTCTCCGGGGGCCAGCGGCAGATGGTCGCGATGGGTCGCGCGCTGATGCTCGACCCGGACCTGCTGCTCTTAGACGAGCCGAGCGCGGGGCTCGCGCCCGACCTCGTCTCCGACATGTTCGACCGGATCGACCGGATCAACGACTCGGGGACGGCCATCCTGATGGTCGAGCAGAACGCCAAGGAGGCGCTGCGGCGCTGTGACCGGGGGTACGTCCTCGTCAACGGCGAGAACCGCTACACCGACCGCGGCGACCTGCTCCTCGGCGACGAGGACGTGCGGCAAGACTTCCTCGGCGGGTAA
- a CDS encoding ABC transporter ATP-binding protein: protein MSSDIPDASDVANEADAGGPPADEPEANDSEVEEAAKVVPSGSPPLRVDGLVKRFGGVTAVDGATFEVEQGSLTGLIGPNGAGKSTTFNCITGVHEPTAGSVTFNGEDITGLEPYQIARKGLVRTFQIARELEEMTVLENLMLAPKGQIGESAIRAVAPGLRGDVIAQEEEIRERAWETLDFFEIDHLATEHAGNLSGGQRKLLEMARALMTDPEMVLLDEPLAGVNPTLEEKLLDRVHKLREDGYTFLLVEHDMDVIMNNCEHVIVMHQGSVLAEGTGDEIRNDDRVIEAYLGEDI, encoded by the coding sequence ATGAGTAGCGACATCCCCGACGCGTCCGACGTCGCGAACGAGGCGGACGCGGGCGGTCCGCCGGCCGACGAGCCGGAAGCGAACGACAGCGAGGTCGAGGAGGCGGCGAAGGTCGTCCCGTCCGGGTCGCCGCCGCTTCGGGTCGACGGGCTCGTCAAGCGGTTCGGCGGCGTCACCGCCGTCGACGGCGCCACGTTCGAAGTCGAGCAGGGGTCGCTCACCGGCCTCATCGGTCCGAACGGCGCCGGCAAATCGACCACGTTCAACTGCATCACCGGCGTCCACGAGCCGACGGCCGGCTCGGTCACGTTCAACGGCGAGGACATCACCGGGCTCGAACCGTATCAGATCGCGCGCAAGGGGCTCGTGCGGACCTTCCAGATCGCTCGCGAGTTAGAGGAGATGACCGTCCTCGAGAACCTGATGCTCGCGCCGAAAGGACAGATCGGCGAGTCGGCGATCCGCGCGGTCGCACCCGGACTCCGGGGCGACGTCATCGCGCAGGAAGAGGAGATCCGCGAACGCGCTTGGGAGACGCTCGACTTCTTCGAGATCGACCACCTCGCGACCGAACACGCCGGCAACCTCTCCGGGGGCCAACGGAAGCTCTTGGAGATGGCGCGGGCGCTCATGACCGACCCGGAGATGGTGCTGCTCGACGAGCCGCTCGCGGGCGTCAACCCCACCTTAGAGGAGAAACTCCTCGACCGGGTCCACAAGCTGCGCGAGGACGGCTACACGTTCCTCCTCGTCGAACACGACATGGACGTCATCATGAACAACTGCGAACACGTTATCGTCATGCACCAGGGCAGCGTTCTCGCCGAGGGGACCGGCGACGAGATACGGAACGACGACCGGGTCATCGAGGCGTACCTGGGGGAGGACATATGA
- a CDS encoding branched-chain amino acid ABC transporter permease translates to MSASSSSPSADDRPESATAAVIDAAKQSDLGLVLGTLLLVYAAATVLTFSDGLNSVVGLMRTLTFLGLVYALAALALNLQWGYAGLFNIGVAGFMALGVYTMGIVVRSPDPAFGPPGFGLPLPVGIVAGMLVAAVVGLLAALPALRLKADYLAIVTLGISEIIRLFLQSSAFDTFLRDTLGVGTGGGRGMGMPQNPVRELFLVDGQVGTPTALGDVVFGTLGESGLGIANTILIDWGYITVIAAFVVGFYVLLERLGRSPFGRTLKAIREDELVADSLGKNVDLIKIKVFVIGCALMGLVGILWFGSQGNVSPTPQFMPVLTFYVFIAVIIGGSGSNTGAVLGGIVFATVLFEGPRRVGSAVRGVITAETPPSFADAVATLDPISFLAFVTDNIAPLQFVFLGLILVFIMHRRPDGILGDRIETAAAVDISERPSGGESDE, encoded by the coding sequence ATGAGCGCGTCCTCGTCTTCTCCGTCGGCCGACGATCGGCCGGAGAGCGCGACGGCCGCCGTCATCGACGCCGCCAAACAGAGCGACCTCGGGCTCGTCCTGGGGACGCTCCTTCTGGTGTACGCCGCCGCGACGGTGCTGACCTTCTCCGACGGGCTCAACAGCGTCGTCGGGCTGATGCGCACGCTGACCTTCCTCGGGCTCGTCTACGCGCTCGCCGCGCTCGCGTTGAACCTCCAGTGGGGGTACGCCGGCCTGTTCAACATCGGCGTGGCCGGCTTCATGGCGCTCGGCGTCTACACGATGGGCATCGTCGTTCGCTCGCCCGACCCGGCGTTCGGCCCGCCCGGATTCGGGCTCCCGCTCCCGGTCGGTATCGTCGCCGGGATGCTTGTGGCCGCGGTCGTCGGGCTGCTCGCGGCGCTCCCGGCGCTCCGGCTCAAGGCCGACTACCTCGCCATCGTCACGCTCGGCATCTCCGAGATCATCCGACTCTTCCTCCAGTCGAGCGCGTTCGACACGTTCCTCAGGGACACGCTCGGCGTCGGCACCGGTGGCGGTCGCGGGATGGGGATGCCGCAAAACCCCGTCCGCGAGCTGTTCCTCGTCGACGGCCAGGTCGGAACCCCGACCGCCCTCGGCGACGTCGTCTTCGGAACCCTCGGCGAGAGCGGGCTCGGCATCGCCAACACCATCCTGATCGACTGGGGGTACATCACCGTCATCGCCGCCTTCGTCGTCGGCTTCTACGTCCTCCTCGAACGGCTCGGTCGGTCGCCGTTCGGCCGGACGCTGAAGGCGATCCGCGAGGACGAACTCGTCGCCGACTCGCTCGGGAAGAACGTCGACCTGATCAAGATCAAGGTGTTCGTCATCGGGTGTGCGCTGATGGGGCTGGTCGGCATCCTCTGGTTCGGCAGCCAGGGTAACGTCTCGCCGACGCCGCAGTTCATGCCGGTGCTCACCTTCTACGTCTTCATCGCGGTCATCATCGGCGGCTCCGGGTCGAACACCGGCGCCGTCCTCGGCGGCATCGTCTTCGCGACGGTGCTGTTCGAGGGACCGCGCCGGGTTGGGTCGGCGGTCCGCGGCGTCATCACGGCCGAGACGCCGCCGTCGTTCGCCGACGCCGTGGCGACGCTCGACCCCATCTCGTTCCTCGCGTTCGTGACCGACAACATCGCGCCGCTCCAGTTCGTCTTCCTCGGGCTCATCTTGGTGTTCATCATGCACCGGCGGCCCGACGGGATACTCGGCGACCGGATCGAGACGGCTGCGGCCGTCGACATCTCGGAGCGGCCGAGCGGGGGTGAGTCCGATGAGTAG
- a CDS encoding branched-chain amino acid ABC transporter permease — protein sequence MGTTESSIVESARARPGLLLVVLFGGLLLVDLAAKLVGLSIGPLGGALSADRLGSNLWNGIIIGLVVGLAGIGLSMTYSILSFANFSHGDLLSTGAFTGWGVAFLIAGFGDIPARALLTVRDAGNATAGDVGAHVLSTPVAILVGLIAAFVITAAVALALDRAFYKPMRDRDGISILIASIGAALIVRYVIQFVYGSDRRGVTASLDASNIAFAPLGLSVNAHDLTIVVAALGLMLAMHFMLQRTKLGTAMRAMADNKDLALVTGIPAERVVTATWIIGGGLAGASGYLYVLLRGTIQFDFGWLLLLLIFAAVILGGIGSVYGAIAGGLVIGIVFTTSTIWIPSDFNEAAAFAVMITMLLLRPEGLFGGVSTA from the coding sequence ATGGGAACAACTGAATCGTCGATCGTCGAGTCGGCGCGGGCGCGACCGGGGCTTCTTCTCGTCGTCCTCTTCGGTGGCCTGCTCCTCGTCGACCTCGCCGCGAAACTCGTCGGGCTCTCGATAGGCCCGCTCGGCGGGGCACTCTCCGCCGATCGACTCGGCTCGAATCTCTGGAACGGGATCATCATCGGTCTCGTCGTCGGTCTCGCTGGAATCGGGCTTTCGATGACGTACAGCATCCTTTCGTTTGCGAACTTCTCGCACGGCGACTTACTCAGCACCGGGGCGTTCACCGGTTGGGGCGTCGCGTTCCTGATCGCCGGCTTCGGCGACATCCCGGCGCGCGCGCTCTTGACCGTCCGCGACGCCGGCAACGCGACCGCGGGCGACGTCGGGGCCCACGTGCTCTCGACGCCCGTCGCGATCCTCGTCGGACTGATCGCGGCGTTCGTCATCACCGCCGCCGTCGCGCTGGCGCTCGACCGGGCGTTCTACAAGCCGATGCGCGACCGCGACGGGATCTCGATCCTGATCGCGTCGATCGGGGCCGCGCTGATCGTCCGGTACGTGATCCAGTTCGTCTACGGCTCGGACCGGCGCGGCGTCACGGCGAGTCTCGACGCCTCGAACATCGCGTTCGCCCCGCTCGGGCTCTCCGTCAACGCCCACGACCTGACCATCGTGGTCGCCGCGCTCGGGCTCATGCTCGCGATGCACTTCATGCTCCAGCGCACCAAACTCGGCACCGCGATGCGCGCGATGGCCGACAACAAGGACCTCGCGCTCGTCACCGGCATCCCGGCCGAGCGCGTCGTCACCGCCACGTGGATCATCGGCGGCGGGCTGGCCGGCGCCTCGGGGTACCTCTACGTGCTGCTTCGCGGGACGATCCAGTTCGACTTCGGCTGGCTGCTCCTCCTCCTGATCTTCGCCGCCGTCATCCTCGGCGGGATCGGCTCGGTGTACGGCGCGATCGCCGGCGGGCTCGTCATCGGGATCGTGTTCACGACCTCGACCATCTGGATCCCCTCCGACTTCAACGAGGCCGCCGCCTTCGCCGTGATGATCACCATGCTCCTCCTGCGTCCTGAGGGGCTCTTCGGAGGTGTTTCGACCGCATGA
- a CDS encoding cysteine hydrolase family protein, which translates to MTEPVPSVDDAVLLLVDFQTGFDEPGWGDRNNPDAESVAAALLARWREGGGPVAHVRHASTEPDSPLRPGAPGFEWKPETAPVNGEPTFEKSVNGALLESGLDEWLREAGHTSLVVCGLTTDHCVSTTVRMAENRGYSVWVVADATATHARTTHDGGRVDPETSHRVALAHLDGEFATVVERGAFE; encoded by the coding sequence ATGACTGAGCCCGTCCCGAGCGTCGACGACGCCGTCCTCCTCTTGGTCGACTTTCAGACCGGCTTCGACGAGCCGGGGTGGGGCGACCGCAACAACCCCGACGCGGAGTCGGTCGCCGCCGCGCTGCTGGCCCGGTGGCGCGAGGGCGGCGGCCCGGTCGCGCACGTCCGCCACGCCTCGACCGAGCCCGACTCCCCGCTCCGTCCCGGCGCGCCCGGCTTCGAGTGGAAGCCGGAGACGGCTCCGGTAAACGGCGAACCGACCTTCGAGAAGTCGGTCAACGGCGCGCTCCTCGAATCGGGGCTCGACGAGTGGCTCCGCGAGGCGGGCCACACCTCGCTCGTCGTCTGCGGGCTCACCACCGACCACTGCGTCTCGACGACGGTGCGCATGGCGGAGAATCGCGGCTATTCGGTCTGGGTCGTCGCCGACGCGACCGCGACCCACGCGCGAACGACGCACGACGGGGGCCGGGTCGACCCGGAGACCTCCCACCGAGTCGCGCTCGCGCACCTCGACGGCGAGTTCGCGACCGTCGTCGAGCGCGGCGCGTTCGAGTGA
- a CDS encoding YqcI/YcgG family protein, which yields MNEPGTEGVLLDQETLHDRLGDAPAWLRDHYEAFRESMLGERDGSPFPCYFGIEVEREGDMLYAACESTTDPAALLRFRDVLVEYLDTYPDHAERAPLAVFFAPPEGDPGEAHYHEQLWHVLEFLHVHDPEPWPEEIPTDPDTPRFEFCFGGEALFPTSRAPFYTDRKSRYSPVGLEITVQPRTVFDGITADTEAGQNARDTIRGRMADYDGVCPHADLGDWGVEGDREWTQYLFREDEDASPDACPLNPTRDHPKAPESLLAPGAWRRFDDAATDADGAAVTTGLGDD from the coding sequence ATGAACGAGCCCGGAACCGAGGGCGTGCTGTTAGATCAAGAGACGCTCCACGATCGGCTCGGCGACGCGCCCGCGTGGCTCCGCGACCACTACGAGGCGTTCCGCGAGTCGATGCTCGGCGAGCGCGACGGATCACCGTTCCCCTGCTACTTCGGCATCGAGGTCGAACGCGAAGGCGACATGCTGTACGCCGCCTGCGAGTCCACCACCGACCCGGCGGCCCTGCTCCGGTTCCGCGACGTGCTCGTCGAGTACCTCGACACCTACCCGGACCACGCCGAGCGCGCGCCGCTCGCGGTCTTCTTCGCGCCGCCCGAGGGCGACCCCGGCGAGGCGCACTACCACGAGCAGCTGTGGCACGTCCTCGAATTCCTCCACGTCCACGACCCCGAACCGTGGCCCGAGGAGATCCCGACCGACCCGGACACCCCGCGCTTCGAGTTCTGCTTCGGCGGGGAGGCGCTGTTCCCGACCTCGCGGGCGCCCTTTTATACCGACCGGAAGAGCCGGTACTCGCCGGTCGGCCTCGAAATCACGGTCCAACCCCGGACCGTCTTCGACGGGATCACCGCCGACACCGAGGCGGGACAGAACGCCCGCGACACGATCCGCGGGCGCATGGCGGACTACGACGGCGTCTGTCCGCACGCCGACCTCGGCGACTGGGGCGTCGAGGGCGACCGTGAGTGGACGCAGTACCTCTTCCGGGAAGACGAGGACGCGAGCCCGGACGCCTGCCCCCTGAACCCGACCCGCGACCACCCGAAGGCCCCGGAATCGCTGTTGGCGCCCGGCGCGTGGCGGCGGTTCGACGACGCCGCGACGGACGCCGACGGCGCGGCCGTGACCACGGGACTCGGCGATGACTGA